The Nitrospira sp. KM1 genome includes a window with the following:
- the lepA gene encoding translation elongation factor 4, which yields MQSLIRNFSIIAHIDHGKSTLADRFLEATGAVTAREAKEQILDAMDLERERGITIKAHAVAIKYRAGDGKTYALHLIDTPGHVDFTYEVSRSLAACEGALLLVDATQGVQAQTIANVNLAMANKLTIIPVINKIDLASADVENTKHSISDVLMLEASEALPISAKEGRGVPEVLETIIERIPPPSGDPTAPLKALIFDSWFDNYQGVIVLTRIVDGAVRPGMKIKVMSNNRTFEVMEVGQFTPKRTKRNELLTGEVGYLCANMKEVADVKIGDTLTDAIQPTSEPFPGYKEVNPLVFCGLYSTDTSKYEDLRDALVKLRLNDSSFVYEPETSLALGFGFRCGFLGLLHMEIIQERLEREYGLTLITTAPTVVYHITTTKDEVLEIDNPAELPPPGSIAKFEEPFILATVITPERYMGAILQLCQERRGIQRSIHFLDPTRVMISYELPLNEVILDFYDKLKSRTQGYASLDYELLGYRESDLVKLDILLNGEAVDALSFITHRDRSYPRGRQLAEKMKELIPRQMFEIAIQAAIGNKVIARETIGAMKKNVTAKCYGGDITRKRKLLEKQKEGKKRMKAVGSVEVPQEAFLAILKVGDE from the coding sequence TTGCAAAGCCTGATACGTAATTTTTCGATTATCGCCCATATCGACCACGGCAAATCGACCCTCGCTGACCGGTTCCTCGAAGCTACTGGCGCTGTTACCGCTCGTGAAGCCAAGGAGCAGATCCTCGATGCGATGGATCTGGAGCGCGAGCGTGGCATCACCATCAAGGCGCACGCGGTCGCGATCAAATATCGTGCCGGGGACGGGAAGACTTATGCCTTGCATCTCATCGACACTCCCGGCCACGTAGACTTTACCTACGAAGTGTCGAGAAGTCTTGCAGCCTGCGAGGGGGCGTTGCTGCTCGTTGATGCCACACAGGGAGTGCAGGCTCAAACCATCGCAAATGTCAATTTAGCGATGGCCAACAAGCTGACCATCATTCCGGTCATCAACAAGATCGATCTGGCAAGCGCAGATGTGGAGAATACGAAGCATTCCATCTCCGATGTGCTCATGCTTGAGGCGAGTGAGGCCCTCCCCATCAGCGCGAAAGAGGGCCGCGGCGTTCCGGAGGTCCTTGAAACGATTATCGAGCGCATCCCTCCTCCCTCCGGCGATCCGACGGCTCCGCTCAAGGCGCTCATCTTCGATTCCTGGTTCGACAATTACCAAGGCGTCATCGTGTTGACGAGAATCGTAGACGGCGCGGTCCGGCCCGGCATGAAAATCAAGGTCATGTCGAACAACCGGACGTTCGAAGTCATGGAAGTGGGGCAGTTCACGCCCAAGCGAACGAAGAGAAACGAGCTGCTGACCGGCGAGGTGGGTTATCTGTGCGCCAACATGAAAGAGGTGGCCGACGTTAAAATCGGCGACACATTGACCGATGCGATTCAACCGACGTCCGAGCCGTTTCCCGGTTATAAAGAAGTCAATCCGTTGGTCTTCTGCGGACTGTATTCGACCGATACGTCCAAGTATGAAGACCTCCGTGACGCGCTGGTCAAATTACGCTTGAATGATTCGTCTTTCGTCTACGAACCCGAGACTTCTCTGGCGTTAGGATTCGGATTCCGCTGCGGGTTTCTCGGTCTGCTCCACATGGAAATCATTCAGGAGCGGCTGGAGCGCGAATACGGCCTTACACTGATTACGACGGCGCCGACGGTCGTCTACCACATCACGACGACGAAAGACGAAGTGCTCGAAATCGACAATCCGGCCGAATTGCCGCCGCCGGGCAGCATTGCAAAATTCGAAGAGCCGTTCATTCTTGCCACCGTCATTACGCCTGAGCGCTACATGGGGGCAATTTTACAGTTGTGCCAGGAGCGCCGGGGCATTCAGCGAAGCATCCATTTTCTCGATCCCACCCGGGTAATGATCAGCTATGAGTTGCCGCTGAACGAAGTCATCCTGGATTTCTACGATAAGCTGAAATCCCGTACACAGGGATACGCGTCCTTGGATTATGAACTCCTGGGCTATCGGGAATCGGATCTGGTCAAGCTGGATATTCTCCTTAACGGAGAGGCCGTCGATGCGCTTTCCTTCATTACGCATCGCGACCGCTCCTATCCTCGCGGCCGGCAGCTCGCGGAAAAAATGAAAGAGCTCATCCCACGGCAGATGTTCGAAATCGCCATTCAGGCGGCGATCGGCAACAAAGTGATTGCGCGCGAGACGATCGGGGCGATGAAAAAGAACGTGACGGCGAAATGCTACGGCGGAGATATCACACGGAAGCGAAAGTTGTTGGAAAAGCAAAAAGAAGGAAAGAAGCGCATGAAAGCCGTCGGCAGCGTGGAAGTGCCTCAGGAAGCATTCTTGGCCATTCTGAAAGTCGGTGACGAATGA
- the bioA gene encoding adenosylmethionine--8-amino-7-oxononanoate transaminase, whose translation MTPRRDKKLLADWDRRFIWHPFTQMQEWEREEPLIVGRGKGPYLFDLDGRRYLDGTSSIWVNLHGHGHAALDRAIKKQLGAIAHSTLLGQSSPPAIRLARELIRIAPKGLARVFYSDNGSTAIEVALKMAIQYWQQRPSPLPSKRRFLHLKLAYHGDTVGAVSVGNIELFHSRFHSLTFPTVEADPPYCYRCPLKLRFPSCEMACLDPIETILKHRHLELAGFVIEPLVQAAAGMITSPPGYLRRIRELCDRYKVLLIADEVATGFGRTGRMFACDHERVTPDLMAISKGLTGGYMPLAATLTTEEVYNAFLGRYEEFKTFFHGHSYTGNALGCAVALANIEVFRKEKTLARLQPKVKSLTRLLRSLQTLPHIGDIRQRGFMAGIELVQNRDSRLAYPLEARIGHLVAQEARKQGLLLRPLGHVLVLIPPLSTSLRELKEMVHILRGSIETVTGKTVPMRR comes from the coding sequence ATGACTCCCCGCCGCGATAAGAAGCTGCTGGCCGATTGGGATCGCCGGTTCATCTGGCATCCGTTCACGCAGATGCAGGAATGGGAACGGGAAGAACCCTTGATCGTCGGACGAGGCAAGGGGCCCTATCTGTTCGATCTCGATGGAAGACGCTATCTCGACGGCACCTCGTCGATCTGGGTCAATCTTCACGGCCACGGTCATGCCGCACTCGACAGGGCGATCAAGAAACAACTCGGCGCGATTGCGCATTCAACCCTCCTGGGCCAATCCAGTCCTCCGGCCATTCGATTGGCTCGCGAGCTCATCCGCATCGCGCCGAAGGGACTTGCGCGCGTGTTCTATTCTGATAACGGATCGACCGCCATCGAAGTGGCATTGAAGATGGCGATCCAGTATTGGCAGCAGCGTCCGTCTCCACTTCCGTCAAAGCGGCGCTTTCTCCATCTTAAGCTCGCCTACCATGGAGATACGGTCGGAGCCGTGAGCGTCGGGAATATCGAGTTGTTTCATTCCCGCTTTCACTCCTTGACCTTTCCGACCGTCGAAGCGGACCCTCCCTATTGCTACCGCTGCCCGTTGAAGCTCCGTTTTCCGTCTTGCGAGATGGCCTGCCTGGATCCCATCGAAACAATTCTCAAACACCGGCATTTAGAACTTGCAGGATTTGTCATCGAACCGCTGGTTCAGGCTGCCGCCGGCATGATCACCTCGCCTCCCGGATATTTGCGGCGCATCCGCGAACTCTGCGACCGATACAAGGTGCTGCTGATCGCGGACGAAGTCGCGACAGGTTTCGGCCGCACAGGCAGAATGTTCGCTTGCGACCACGAGCGTGTCACCCCGGATCTCATGGCGATCAGCAAAGGGTTGACGGGCGGCTACATGCCGCTCGCTGCGACCCTGACGACGGAAGAAGTTTACAATGCGTTCCTCGGCCGGTATGAGGAGTTCAAAACCTTCTTTCATGGACACAGTTACACCGGAAATGCCCTGGGGTGTGCCGTCGCGTTGGCAAATATCGAGGTCTTTCGGAAAGAAAAGACGCTTGCCCGCCTCCAGCCTAAAGTCAAGTCGCTGACACGTTTGCTGCGCTCGCTGCAGACCCTTCCCCACATCGGGGACATACGGCAACGGGGTTTCATGGCAGGAATTGAGTTGGTTCAGAATCGTGACAGTCGTCTGGCTTACCCACTGGAGGCTCGTATAGGGCACCTTGTCGCTCAAGAGGCCAGAAAGCAGGGTCTCCTGCTTCGTCCCTTAGGGCATGTCTTAGTGCTCATCCCACCATTGTCCACAAGCTTGCGGGAGCTCAAAGAGATGGTGCACATCCTTCGCGGATCAATCGAGACCGTGACTGGAAAAACCGTCCCCATGCGTCGGTAG